The Cucumis melo cultivar AY chromosome 6, USDA_Cmelo_AY_1.0, whole genome shotgun sequence genome includes a region encoding these proteins:
- the LOC103491136 gene encoding subtilisin-like protease SBT5.3 — translation IANLLQSYIVYLGSHSHGSNPSAADLEIATESHYSLLGSLLGSNEAAKEAIFYSYNRHINGFAAILDQKVVEDLARNPAVASIHENKGRKLHTTSSWKFLGVEHDDGIPHNSIWNRASFGESTIIGNLDTGVWPESKSFNDEGYGPVPTRWKGSCEGGSKFHCNRKLIGARYFNKGYAAYAGSLNASYETARDNEGHGTHTLSTAGGNFISGANVFGNGNGTAKGGSPKALVAAYKVCWPQVDSGGGCFDADILAAIEAAISDGVDILSLSLGGGAKDFSEDVTAIGAFHAVQQGIIVVCSAGNSGPAPGTIENGAPWILTVGASTINRDFTSYVALGNKKHIKGASLSDKILPEQKFYPLINAADAKANNVSSDVAQLCQAGSLDPKKVKGKIILCLRGENARVDKGYAAAQAGAVGMILANAEQNGDELIADAHLLPVSHVSYTDGQSIYQYINFTKTPMAYMTHVRTELGIKPAPVMASFSSRGPNTIEESILKPDITAPGVNILAAYSEDASPSGSLFDNRRIPFNIVSGTSMSCPHISGIVGLLKTLYPTWSPAAIKSAIMTTAETRANDLHPILNTVNLKANPFAYGAGHVQPNRAMNPGLVYDLTTNDYMNFLCAQGYNKSQISKFSATSFVCSKSFKLTDFNYPSISIPDMKSGVVTINRRVKNVGKPSTYVARVKVPQGVSVSVEPRTLKFTGIDEEKSFKVVIGSVANNKHRGYVFGSLIWEDGKHHVRSPIVVNLG, via the exons ATTGCTAATCTTTTGCAGTCCTACATTGTTTACTTGGGATCACATTCACACGGCTCGAATCCTTCGGCGGCCGATCTCGAAATCGCAACAGAATCTCACTATAGTTTGCTTGGGTCACTGTTAGGAAG CAATGAAGCAGCTAAGGAAGCAATTTTCTATTCCTACAACCGACATATCAATGGCTTTGCAGCCATTCTTGACCAGAAAGTTGTAGAAGATTTAGCAA GGAATCCTGCTGTGGCATCTATCCATGAGAACAAGGGAAGAAAACTGCACACAACAAGTTCATGGAAATTTCTTGGAGTAGAGCATGATGATGGAATTCCTCATAACTCCATTTGGAATCGTGCAAGTTTTGGTGAATCTACAATCATTGGCAACCTTGACACAG GCGTTTGGCCAGAATCAAAGAGTTTCAATGATGAAGGATATGGACCTGTTCCCACAAGGTGGAAGGGAAGTTGTGAGGGTGGATCCAAATTTCATTGCAACAG GAAGCTAATTGGAGCAAGATATTTCAACAAAGGCTATGCAGCTTATGCAGGATCTCTCAATGCAAGCTATGAAACAGCAAGAGACAATGAAGGCCATGGAACACACACTTTATCCACAGCTGGAGGCAATTTCATTTCAGGAGCTAATGTATTTGGGAATGGCAATGGCACTGCAAAAGGAGGGTCCCCTAAAGCCCTTGTTGCTGCATATAAAGTATGTTGGCCTCAAGTGGATTCTGGTGGTGGTTGTTTTGATGCTGATATTCTAGCAGCCATTGAAGCTGCTATTAGTGATGGAGTTGATATTCTCTCACTTTCACTTGGTGGAGGTGCCAAAGATTTTTCCGAGGATGTAACGGCTATCGGGGCCTTCCATGCCGTTCAACAAGGTATCATCGTCGTTTGTTCTGCAGGTAACTCTGGACCAGCTCCAGGGACAATTGAAAATGGGGCACCTTGGATCTTAACTGTGGGTGCTAGCACAAtcaatagagactttacaagtTATGTTGCGCTAGGAAACAAGAAACATATTAAG GGTGCAAGTCTTTCTGATAAAATATTGCCAGAACAGAAATTTTATCCACTGATCAATGCTGCAGATGCGAAAGCCAACAATGTTTCATCCGATGTTGC TCAACTATGTCAGGCGGGCTCTCTTGATCCCAAAAAGGTAAAAGGGAAGATTATACTTTGCCTTAGAGGGGAAAATGCAAGAGTAGACAAAGGTTATGCGGCAGCTCAAGCAGGTGCTGTTGGAATGATTCTTGCTAACGCTGAGCAAAATGGGGATGAACTTATAGCTGATGCTCACCTACTTCCTGTTTCTCATGTAAGCTATACCGATGGCCAATCAATCTACCAATACATCAATTTCACCAA AACTCCAATGGCTTACATGACTCATGTAAGAACAGAGTTAGGAATCAAACCAGCACCAGTTATGGCTTCATTCTCATCAAGAGGTCCTAATACAATTGAGGAGTCAATACTCAAG CCTGATATAACAGCACCTGGTGTCAATATCCTAGCAGCCTACTCTGAAGATGCATCCCCAAGTGGTTCGTTGTTTGATAATCGTCGAATTCCATTTAATATAGTATCTGGAACTTCCATGTCATGCCCCCATATTTCTGGTATTGTTGGCCTTCTCAAGACCCTTTATCCAACTTGGAGCCCAGCAGCTATCAAATCAGCAATCATGACCACAG CTGAAACCAGAGCCAATGACTTGCATCCAATACTAAACACAGTCAACCTTAAAGCCAACCCATTTGCATATGGTGCAGGACATGTCCAACCCAACAGAGCAATGAACCCTGGCCTTGTTTATGACCTTACCACCAACGACTACATGAATTTCTTGTGTGCTCAAGGCTACAACAAATCCCAAATCAGTAAATTCTCAGCTACGTCGTTCGTTTGTTCAAAGTCGTTCAAACTAACAGATTTCAACTACCCATCAATCTCCATACCTGACATGAAATCTGGGGTTGTGACAATCAACAGAAGAGTTAAGAATGTGGGAAAGCCAAGCACTTATGTTGCTAGAGTGAAAGTACCCCAAGGAGTATCAGTTTCGGTTGAGCCAAGAACATTGAAGTTTACTGGGATTGATGAAGAGAAAAGTTTCAAAGTTGTAATTGGGAGTGTTGCAAATAATAAGCATAGAGGGTATGTATTTGGATCTTTAATATGGGAAGATGGGAAGCATCATGTGAGAAGCCCAATTGTAGTGAATTTGGGATGA